From the Natrinema saccharevitans genome, the window CGCCGGCACCTCCGATGCACCCTCGAGGCGGTCGTGATCGACGCCGTAGATCCGCACGTCGATGTCTTTGAGTTCGACTGTCCGCGAGTCGAGATAGTCCTCGTACTCTTGGTCAGGGTCGACCGACCGGAGGAACGGGTCGCCGTTCTCCGGCTTTGGAACCACGATCTCGTAGTCCCAGTTCGCGAACGACGTGCCCGCTTTCAGAACGTACACGCCGCGTCCGTCTTCGGTCAGTTCCTGGGGTTGGTTCACGATTTCGGCCGTGCGACCGTCGCCGACCCACAGTTCGATCCCGCCGTCGATCTCGGCCATGATCGGCAGCCGCTCGCGAAGGTCGGCATCGGGGTCGTACTCGTCAGGGAGCCACTCGGGAGACCGCTCGAGAACGCAGTTCGCGAGGTCGTCGATCGCGTAGTGGGTCCGCTCACCATCGATGTCGAGTACTTCCAGATCATGAACCACCGCATACGCCGAGTTCGGGTCATGCGATAGCTCGAGTTCAAGGCGATCAGGGACTCCGCAGCCCACCACGTCAACGTCGCGAACGTCGACCGCCACGGTTCGGGCCTGTTTTGGGTCCTCGGCAATGCCGCCGTCGTCGTCTTCGACCGACTTGACGCGACCAGTGGCGTCGATGAACGGGCCCTCGTAGACCTGTATCTCGAGGTCGATACGGTCGCCCTGTTGGGCTTCCGCGAGCACGTCGCCCGGGCTGAATCCCGATTCGGCGTGCGGGCCGATGGTTTCGAGCGACATCTACGCACGCACCTCCACATCCTCGTTTTCGTCCGCCTCATAGTCCGGGTGGACGGTTCGGGGGAGATCGGACAGCCCCTCGAGTTCGTCCACCGAGAGCGGGACCTTGTACTCGAGCCCGCCGGTCTGGATTTCGATGCTCCACGGGTCGTCGGCTTCCGGCGGCGCGGCCTCGAGTGCGATCCGTCCGCCCTCGAGTTTGCGTGCCTCCGGTTTGCCGACCCTCGCAGTCTCTGTGACGAGCTGCAGAACACGGCGGAACTCCTCGCGAGACAGTCGGAGTTCGGCGAACGAGTACTCCGTCGCGACCTGGATGCGGGCGGGAAAGTCGTCGTCGGAGTTGGTCAGCACCGGGCCCTCAGCGTTGTAGTCGGCGTCTACCGGGTAGACGCTCATGCCGATCCCCCCGTGTCGAACCGCTCGCTCTCCCAGCCCTGTTTGCGGGCCAGCAGCGCCTCGCCGCGCGAGGTCAGCAGGTACTCGTTCGTCCGCTTGTCGCGTTCACGTTTCTCGACGAGACCCCAGTCGACCAGCTTATCGAGGTTCGGGTACAGCCGGCCGTGGTTGATCTCGGTCTCGTAGTAGTCCTCGAGTTCGGTCTTGATGTTCAGCCCCATGACCGGTTCTCGCGCAGCGATCACGTAGAGTGCGTTCCAGCGGAAGTCGGTCATGTCCTGTGCGGTCTGTCCTGGCGTCGGATTGGCTTGCGCCATACGACAGAAAACACAGATAAGATACTTGAACCGCGAAGGCGACAGACGGGGTTTCAGAATGCGACTTCTGATAAATGTAGATCGAGGGAGTTACCGACCAATCCCCGCTTCGCGTTGGACGTCTCTTATACAAGAACCATACTGAAGAGTTGCAGCCTGATGGGTTAGCTGTCCAGGGATTTTACCGGAATTATGCCATTCAACCATTCGCTCTCCGGAGCCACGGCATTTGGAGTAGTCCGCTTCTATAGTTGGCCCATCGTTGGAGTCATCACCAATATCGATCCCCGAATTATCAACGCAGGTTTCGCTTGGATGCGGAGTGTGTTGTGCATAACTATTCTCACACTCCATATTGTCGAGTGGTTGTGCAACTGCCGACCCGGAAGCAACGGCCACAAAGCCGACCAAAGCCAGCGCTGTTAACGCGGTGAGTTGCCAGCGTTTGTTCATGGTTTTCAGTTCGAGCCTGTGGACGCCTTATCATCGGTAGCTAGCCGACACCTTGGTTTCCCAAGGGAGAGGCCGTACTGTGTCCAGCACCCACATAATAGATTTAGGAACCGGACAACTTGACGCGAGGGCACGCTATCGAGTCCACATCTCGAACTGAATAGACAGTAGTTAGTTTTGTAGATAAACGTTCTCTATAACTATAATTAATGGACTAGAATATACTAGGTGTCATAATATATTGTCTGGGAAAACAAACTACCGTCAGATGGGAAGAGAAACAAACAGCGCTTGCAGTACTCACTGCCACTGTCGAATTGCCCAGTCACGACCGCGAGGTCGGTCGCGTTTCGACTGTTAGAAACATATAGCCGCCCTCCCCAACGGTGATCTGCTCGCAGTCGTGGTCTGGGAATCGGTACTCATCGGTTATCGCGCCTCGTCTAAGTCCACGAATCCGTCGCCGCTCGCGGCGAGCCACGTTTGGGTCATCGCCGCTACGCTGCTAGCGTCGAAGATTGCGAACTCGTCGGGGTAGTCGTCGTTCTCGACGTGGGCCGATTTGAAGCGAGGCGCGGCTCGGGACACCAACTCGGAAGAGTCGGGGACAGAACTACTCAAGATCAACCACCTCGGCTAACTGCTCGCGCGACCACCTGCGGTCGCCCCGATAGGCCGCCTCCAGGCGTGTGCGAACTTCGCGCCGGGCCGCCTCGAGGCCCAGCGCCATGCCGCGGTGGAGATCGTCGTCGCGATCGGCGTGGTCCTCTGCCCACTCCCCGAGTTCGTTCAGGACCGCAGGGATCACCGCCGCCCGGTGTTCGTCCTCGTAGTCCTCTCGAGCGCGGATAGCCGCGGAGAGGTCGTCGCGATCGGGCAGGTCGACCTCGTAGTACGTCTCGCCCTCGATCGTCACCCGACGGGCGTACATGGCCCCGACCGGCGCGTAGTTTCGGAAAGTGATCTCAGCACGGCCAGCCGCTGCGGAGGTATCCGTCGGAATCGAAACGCCGAGGTAAGCCGCGTAGATGTCGGTATCAACCTGCTCGATCGCGTGGACGTAGACTGCGTTTCCAAGCCGGAAGTTCGCGATCCCGCGAAGGTTCTCGAGGTCGGCGATCACCGGCGGGTCGCCCCGGATGTCGACGTGTTCCGGTGGTTCGGTGTCGGTCATTCTAACACCTCGGCCGGTTCGTCCTTCCGCAGGAACCCGATCGACTCGCCACAGTCCGAACACTCGCCGAAGGCCTCTTTCGCCGTCTCGACGAGCGTATCGACGGCATCCTCGCGGCCTTCGCTCTCGATGTTGAACCGCTGGCAGCCGTTCGGACAGCCGGCCACGACGACCGCTTCCTTCCGGTCGGTACCGAGTCGGTGACCCGTCATTCCGAATCGGCCTCCTCGAGGTCGGCGGCAGCGTCGATCGCCGCCTCGAGAGTCGCCTTTACGTTGCCCCAGTTCTCGTTTCGGGCCTCGGTGACGACCGTTTGCAGGTCTCGCGAGAGTCGGTCGTCGTCGATTGTTCGCGGGTCGTAGACCTCGTCGTAGGCTTGCCACGCCTCCGAGAGATCGGTCAACCACGACCGCTGGTTTTCCGTCAGCCCGTGGCGTTCGACCTGCTCAGCACCATAGGTATCCGGCGTCGCGTACAGGTACTCAGTGCGATTCTTCTCGAGGAGTTGCATCGCCAGAGAGTACACCGGCCCGTCGTAGAGTTCATCGAAGCGGTCGGCGTGGTCTCTGGTGATCTCGCGAGGCATCGTCCGCCCGTGGCCGTCGCGACGAGCGATGATCGCCTGTTCCACATTCGCGATCGCCCGGTTCGTGTTCGCGAGCGTCTTACACAGGTCGGAATGGGCCATCCGAAGCGACCCAATCGGGGTCGCATTCGACTCGACCCCAGCAAGTTGGGAGACGGCTTTCGCGGCACGTTCGTTCATCTCCGCGACACGGCGCTGGGCGTACTCGAGGTCCTGTTGGTCGTCGTCGGTATCTGTCTCGGTTTCGCTCATTGATCCAAAGGGTCGTCGTCGGTCTCTCGGTCTTCGAGCTGTGCGATCGCGACGGCAACGTCTTCCGGCGTCGCTTCGGGAAGGTCGCTCATGCTCTCACCTGCCGTTTCTCGCGACCGGCCGTCTCGTCGATCAGTGCCTTGTCATCGGTCTCGAGGTCCAGTTCGTCGGGGTCCATCGCTGCGAGGCGCTCCTGCGACCGTTCCTCGTGGAATCCGAACTGGTGGAGCCGGTAGGCGATCGTCTCCGAGGTGACCGCGCCGTCGCAGGCCCGTTCGGCGATCTCACTCGTCGACCAGTCGCGCTCGCAGTAGAGTTCGTGCAGCGCGCGGTAGTCGTCCGCGGGCTCGAGTACGCCGGCGCGTCGGAGGCGGTCGGCCACCTCCGACCGGGAGAGATCACCCGCGAGGTCGGTCGCGATCTCGATCGGGAACTTGCCCTGGTCTTCGTAGAACGCCGCGAGTTCGGCAGTCGACCAGTCGGTGCTGCCAGTCAGCGTCG encodes:
- a CDS encoding PadR family transcriptional regulator; translation: MAQANPTPGQTAQDMTDFRWNALYVIAAREPVMGLNIKTELEDYYETEINHGRLYPNLDKLVDWGLVEKRERDKRTNEYLLTSRGEALLARKQGWESERFDTGGSA
- a CDS encoding DUF7511 domain-containing protein; this encodes MSSSVPDSSELVSRAAPRFKSAHVENDDYPDEFAIFDASSVAAMTQTWLAASGDGFVDLDEAR